A genomic region of Papaver somniferum cultivar HN1 chromosome 7, ASM357369v1, whole genome shotgun sequence contains the following coding sequences:
- the LOC113293229 gene encoding WRKY transcription factor 22-like, producing MEEAWDLQAVVSHFPANEPMTTTTATTINQDDSHRQQDPLDFFSPFLSLSDLKELENSQDIYKPSSFCSSSSNYIPSNEAIPGSFYMSTPYLGASAPMHLQQFQQQPQIPKQQLHPSVISSTSSITTSTTTTKSLKPTLKRRKVQQKRLVCKVPAEGVSSDMWAWRKYGQKPIKGSPYPRGYYKCSSSKGCMAKKLVERSYSEPSMFLITYKAEHNHPIPTHRNSLAGSTRHTNNSKPNTSATTSSTSAITSLSAVSSPITHSLMEPSIEAEDNKFRVQPQVKQEIKQEYDHNSNLMSQEELFMGLEVLNGPTMVTTSGSFMRF from the exons ATGGAGGAAGCCTGGGATTTGCAAGCAGTTGTTAGTCATTTCCCCGCCAACGAGCCTATGACTACAACAACAGCCACCACCATCAACCAAGATGACAGTCATCGCCAACAAGATCCATTAGATTTTTTCTCCCCATTTCTGTCTTTATCAGATCTGAAAGAACTAGAGAATAGTCAGGATATTTACAAACCCTCATCATTTTGCTCGAGCTCCTCAAATTATATTCCAAGTAATGAAGCTATACCCGGTAGCTTCTATATGAGCACTCCTTATCTAGGAGCATCAGCACCAATGcatctacaacaatttcaacagCAGCCGCAGATTCCGAAACAGCAGCTCCATCCTTCTGTTATTTCGTCAACTTCATCTATTACTACCAGTACCACCACAACCAAGTCTCTGAAGCCAACATTAAAAAGAAG GaaagttcagcaaaagagactcgtCTGCAAAGTACCAGCTGAGGGTGTTTCTTCTGATATGTGGGCTTGGAGAAAATACGGCCAGAAACCCATCAAAGGCTCCCCATATCCAAG AGGGTATTACAAGTGCAGTAGCTCCAAAGGCTGCATGGCAAAAAAACTAGTAGAGAGAAGCTATTCAGAGCCATCAATGTTCCTCATAACTTATAAGGCCGAGCACAACCATCCAATTCCGACCCATCGAAACTCCCTTGCTGGAAGCACAAGACACACTAATAATAGTAAGCCAAACACAAGTGCGACTACTTCATCTACATCAGCAATAACCAGTCTTTCTGCAGTATCTTCACCAATTACACATTCGTTAATGGAGCCATCCATTGAAGCGGAAGATAATAAGTTTCGAGTACAGCCACAAGTTAAGCAAGAAATAAAACAAGAGTATGATCATAATTCTAATCTGATGAGCCAAGAAGAATTGTTCATGGGTTTAGAGGTTCTCAATGGACCCACCATGGTCACCACTTCTGGTTCTTTTATGAGATTTTGA